A genomic stretch from Mastacembelus armatus chromosome 7, fMasArm1.2, whole genome shotgun sequence includes:
- the eif2d gene encoding eukaryotic translation initiation factor 2D isoform X2, which produces MFVRPFRVKSNTVIKGSDRRKLRADISAAFPSLSADELSELVPNKEELNVVRIYAHKGDAVTIYVLNKNPLFFELEKRLYPTVYVLWRLPALLQTFRTWPPVLQKLIGGADLMLPGVVVPSSGLPKVDQGDCCAVSVVNNRAPVAVGTAAVSSAEMNNLGMKGRGVCVLHTYMDNLWAFGDKSGPPSLPDVESEGQGVNTEESEADEEDEEEERKEVKMHEEEEQSPGEMVTDQVCSGTEELSLAEKEEDKGEKSNEEEEENQGDQKTPQVIMDALLLQCFLHALKSKVKKSELPLLTSTFLRNHMFSCCPSGKQLDIKKSSYKKLSKFLQAMQQQYNLVQVKELTKGVESIVEVDWKHPELRSFVVPEETDVEATLVKDGEEGDTPYHPPEITTLYCVSARLEPLFLDANKRKGTILQPAEVRNIVTEYVKKNELVHENNKNHVTVNPTLCDCLLEKSEYQEVVSLKWDDLFSRTLGRMQQCYQVVFPGQAPRIKKGHIEPIDISVASRGSNKKVTLIKNLEVYGLDPAVVATALQHRVQASSVLQPVPGAKDKVLVQIQGNQIHHIGNLLLEHYHIPRKYIQGLDKALKGGKKK; this is translated from the exons ATGTTCGTCAGACCGTTTCGTGTCAAATCCAACACCGTCATCAAAGGATCCGACAG GAGAAAGCTCAGAGCTGACATATCTGCTGCCTTCCCTTCACTGTCTGCTGATGAGCTGTCTGAGCTGGTCCCCAACAAAGAGGAGCTGAATGTAGTGAGGATTTATGCACACAAGGGAGATGCAGTGACGATCTATGTCCTGAACAAAAATCCACTCTTCTTTGAGCTGGAGAAACGACTTTATCCTACAG tgtatGTGCTTTGGCGCTTGCCTGCTCTCCTGCAAACATTCAGGACATGGCCCCCGGTGCTTCAGAAGCTGATTGGAGGGGCAG ATCTCATGCTGCCTGGTGTGGTGGTGCCTTCAAGTGGTCTGCCAAAGGTGGACCAGGGTGActgctgtgctgtttctgtggtGAACAATAG AGCTCCTGTTGCAGTCGGCACAGCTGCTGTGTCCAGTGCAGAGATGAACAATTTGGGCATGAAAGGAAGAGGAGTGTGTGTTCTTCACACATATATGGATAATCTCTG GGCTTTTGGAGACAAATCAGGTCCTCCTTCCTTACCGGATGTGGAGAGTGAAGGGCAAGGGGTGAACACAGAAGAAAGTGAGGCTGATGAAGAGGacgaggaagaggaaaggaaggaggTCAAGATgcatgaggaggaggagcagagtcCTGGTGAAATGGTCACAGATCAAGTCTGCTCTGGGACTGAGGAGCTGAGCCTGGCtgagaaagaggaagacaaaGGTGAAAAGAGCaacgaggaagaggaggaaaaccAGGGTGACCAGAAAACTCCACAGG tgataatggatgccctgctgctgcagtgttttctgcaTGCTCTTAAGAGCAAGGTGAAGAAGTCAgagctccctctgctgaccagTACATTTCTCCGCAACCATATGTTCTCCTGCTG tccaagTGGAAAGCAACTTGATATCAAGAAATCCAGCTACAAAAAG CTGTCCAAGTTTCTCCAGGCCATGCAGCAGCAGTATAACCTTGTACAAGTGAAAGAACTTACAAAGGGTGTAGAGAGCATTGTGGAGGTGGACTGGAAACATCCAGA GCTGCGTTCCTTCGTTGTTCCTGAGGAGACAGATGTGGAAGCAACTCTGGTGAAGGATGGGGAGGAAGGAGACACTCCATACCATCCTCCTGAGATAACAACTCTGTACTGTGTGTCTGCTCGCCTGGAACCTCTCTTTCTGGATGCCAACaagag GAAAGGAACAATTCTGCAGCCTGCTGAAGTGAGAAATATTGTCACAGAGTATGTGAAGAAGAATGaactggtgcatgaaaataataaaaa TCATGTGACTGTAAACCCAACTCTTTGTGATTGTTTGCTGGAGAAATCAGAGTACCAGGAGGTTGTGTCTCTTAAGTGGGATGACCTCTTTAGCAG GACTTTGGGAAGAATGCAGCAGTGCTATCAAGTTGTGTTCCCTGGGCAAGCACCCAGAATAAAGAAGGGTCACATTGAGCCCATAGACATCTCTGTGGCTTCTCGAGGCTCTAATAAGAAG GTGACGCTAATAAAGAACCTGGAGGTATATGGTTTGGATCCCGCTGTTGTGGCGACAGCTTTGCAGCACAGAGTTCAAGCCAGCTCTGTGTTACAGCCCGTCCCCGGGGCCAAGGACAAAGTCCTGGTCCAGATTCAAGGAAACCAGATTCATCACATTGGCAATTTGTTGCTAG AGCATTATCACATTCCTCGCAAGTATATCCAAGGATTAGACAAAGCTTTAAAAGGGGGCAAGAAGAAGTAG
- the eif2d gene encoding eukaryotic translation initiation factor 2D isoform X1 has product MFVRPFRVKSNTVIKGSDRRKLRADISAAFPSLSADELSELVPNKEELNVVRIYAHKGDAVTIYVLNKNPLFFELEKRLYPTVYVLWRLPALLQTFRTWPPVLQKLIGGADLMLPGVVVPSSGLPKVDQGDCCAVSVVNNRAPVAVGTAAVSSAEMNNLGMKGRGVCVLHTYMDNLWAFGDKSGPPSLPDVESEGQGVNTEESEADEEDEEEERKEVKMHEEEEQSPGEMVTDQVCSGTEELSLAEKEEDKGEKSNEEEEENQGDQKTPQVIMDALLLQCFLHALKSKVKKSELPLLTSTFLRNHMFSCCPSGKQLDIKKSSYKKLSKFLQAMQQQYNLVQVKELTKGVESIVEVDWKHPELRSFVVPEETDVEATLVKDGEEGDTPYHPPEITTLYCVSARLEPLFLDANKRKGTILQPAEVRNIVTEYVKKNELVHENNKNHFSILLPYDSHVTVNPTLCDCLLEKSEYQEVVSLKWDDLFSRTLGRMQQCYQVVFPGQAPRIKKGHIEPIDISVASRGSNKKVTLIKNLEVYGLDPAVVATALQHRVQASSVLQPVPGAKDKVLVQIQGNQIHHIGNLLLEHYHIPRKYIQGLDKALKGGKKK; this is encoded by the exons ATGTTCGTCAGACCGTTTCGTGTCAAATCCAACACCGTCATCAAAGGATCCGACAG GAGAAAGCTCAGAGCTGACATATCTGCTGCCTTCCCTTCACTGTCTGCTGATGAGCTGTCTGAGCTGGTCCCCAACAAAGAGGAGCTGAATGTAGTGAGGATTTATGCACACAAGGGAGATGCAGTGACGATCTATGTCCTGAACAAAAATCCACTCTTCTTTGAGCTGGAGAAACGACTTTATCCTACAG tgtatGTGCTTTGGCGCTTGCCTGCTCTCCTGCAAACATTCAGGACATGGCCCCCGGTGCTTCAGAAGCTGATTGGAGGGGCAG ATCTCATGCTGCCTGGTGTGGTGGTGCCTTCAAGTGGTCTGCCAAAGGTGGACCAGGGTGActgctgtgctgtttctgtggtGAACAATAG AGCTCCTGTTGCAGTCGGCACAGCTGCTGTGTCCAGTGCAGAGATGAACAATTTGGGCATGAAAGGAAGAGGAGTGTGTGTTCTTCACACATATATGGATAATCTCTG GGCTTTTGGAGACAAATCAGGTCCTCCTTCCTTACCGGATGTGGAGAGTGAAGGGCAAGGGGTGAACACAGAAGAAAGTGAGGCTGATGAAGAGGacgaggaagaggaaaggaaggaggTCAAGATgcatgaggaggaggagcagagtcCTGGTGAAATGGTCACAGATCAAGTCTGCTCTGGGACTGAGGAGCTGAGCCTGGCtgagaaagaggaagacaaaGGTGAAAAGAGCaacgaggaagaggaggaaaaccAGGGTGACCAGAAAACTCCACAGG tgataatggatgccctgctgctgcagtgttttctgcaTGCTCTTAAGAGCAAGGTGAAGAAGTCAgagctccctctgctgaccagTACATTTCTCCGCAACCATATGTTCTCCTGCTG tccaagTGGAAAGCAACTTGATATCAAGAAATCCAGCTACAAAAAG CTGTCCAAGTTTCTCCAGGCCATGCAGCAGCAGTATAACCTTGTACAAGTGAAAGAACTTACAAAGGGTGTAGAGAGCATTGTGGAGGTGGACTGGAAACATCCAGA GCTGCGTTCCTTCGTTGTTCCTGAGGAGACAGATGTGGAAGCAACTCTGGTGAAGGATGGGGAGGAAGGAGACACTCCATACCATCCTCCTGAGATAACAACTCTGTACTGTGTGTCTGCTCGCCTGGAACCTCTCTTTCTGGATGCCAACaagag GAAAGGAACAATTCTGCAGCCTGCTGAAGTGAGAAATATTGTCACAGAGTATGTGAAGAAGAATGaactggtgcatgaaaataataaaaa tCATTTCAGTATTCTTCTCCCCTATGACAGTCATGTGACTGTAAACCCAACTCTTTGTGATTGTTTGCTGGAGAAATCAGAGTACCAGGAGGTTGTGTCTCTTAAGTGGGATGACCTCTTTAGCAG GACTTTGGGAAGAATGCAGCAGTGCTATCAAGTTGTGTTCCCTGGGCAAGCACCCAGAATAAAGAAGGGTCACATTGAGCCCATAGACATCTCTGTGGCTTCTCGAGGCTCTAATAAGAAG GTGACGCTAATAAAGAACCTGGAGGTATATGGTTTGGATCCCGCTGTTGTGGCGACAGCTTTGCAGCACAGAGTTCAAGCCAGCTCTGTGTTACAGCCCGTCCCCGGGGCCAAGGACAAAGTCCTGGTCCAGATTCAAGGAAACCAGATTCATCACATTGGCAATTTGTTGCTAG AGCATTATCACATTCCTCGCAAGTATATCCAAGGATTAGACAAAGCTTTAAAAGGGGGCAAGAAGAAGTAG